AAATACAGCAGTATGCTCAAGCCAAACCGCCTGCAAATGCAGATTATTTAATTGTGCTTGGGGCTAAGGTAAATGGAAGTGTCCCATCTCTAGCTTTAAAATACCGAATTGAAGCAGCAGCTCAATATTTGAGAGAAAATCGAAAAACTATGGCTATTGTCTCGGGAGGGATGGGACCGGGAGAGAACCGCACAGAAGCGGATGCTATGAAAGAAGGTTTGCTGAATCTTGGGATTGATTCAGCGCGAATTATGATGGAGGATCAATCAACAAGTACCAATGAAAATATCCGGAATTCAAAATTGCTCCTTCCAAAGAATGCGAAAGCAGGAATCATTGTTACAAATGATTTTCATCTGTACCGTTCGATTATGATTGCAAAAGACCATGGACTCGAAGTTTCAGGACTGGCTGCTAAAACTCCTTCAGTAATAATATTGAAGTCTTACATAAGAGAATATCTTGCCTTATCAAACTTTTTTATTCAGAGAAATATTCAGCAGCCGAAATAATTTATTAAGCATATAGACGCAGGGAAATTCCTGGGTCTCTTTTTTTTTCTTTTTTTGTGACGATTTACCCTGCTATTCAACATTTTTTCCAATATATGTTTCGAAATGTGTGGAAATGGTTAAAGATTACTGTTACTTATGACTATGATGGTCGTGCTAATTTAACTTTTAATAGGGAGGTCATTTGCTTGTATTGCAGGGAATGCGGGAGAAAATTAAACGGCAGTGAAGATTTTTGTCCAATGTGCGGGACAAAAGTCATAAAAGACCAAGGATTCGTACACAGTGACGATCAGGAGGAGCCTTTACATAAGAAAACTGCTGACGGATATGAAGAGAAAACAGACTATGAAATTGAACAAGTTCAGGATGCTCCAGAATCTATTCACTTGCAAAATAACCAGCAGAATAAAGATTCAATTATCGGGATGGAAAGCCCTTTTCAGGAAGAAAACAAAGCTGAAAAAGATGCAGAAGACT
The Metabacillus sp. FJAT-52054 genome window above contains:
- a CDS encoding YdcF family protein, with the protein product MKKKKWSLWLIAGLLLTGFIYFIFLNVKIQQYAQAKPPANADYLIVLGAKVNGSVPSLALKYRIEAAAQYLRENRKTMAIVSGGMGPGENRTEADAMKEGLLNLGIDSARIMMEDQSTSTNENIRNSKLLLPKNAKAGIIVTNDFHLYRSIMIAKDHGLEVSGLAAKTPSVIILKSYIREYLALSNFFIQRNIQQPK